A single window of Solanum dulcamara chromosome 5, daSolDulc1.2, whole genome shotgun sequence DNA harbors:
- the LOC129888607 gene encoding F-box protein At2g26160-like, whose amino-acid sequence MRTMVDWSELRPELLVLIVRRINMIEDYLNFRIICKSWHSVATRDNFNSNLPRAPWLMLAEEENDRTCRKFFSLYNGMILKKRIPGASEKRCMESKGWLITVGKDEGEVSLLHPFSGVQIELPHQKTTERYEHNYTHVPWTFIRKAVLSANPSHTYDYAVMVIEGRFELLSLWRPGDLLWTRILMPIHIGHISDVVYFNGHFYAVTFGRWVQICDVVGSELINIHTIAQLASWNDGRNYILESLGSLFVVAQQFVDLRHANDDRERIPLRHIPGEDDEKICTHRTRKFLVFQIDLVSCKATPTRDLGDQAFFLGANASLSIQASQFPGIKPNCIYFTDSWLGAYAYFEKGCGLDMGVFNLADGSIQPHYDGVSVSRVCPPIWVTPNPC is encoded by the coding sequence ATGAGAACAATGGTTGATTGGTCGGAACTTCGACCTGAATTATTGGTTTTGATTGTTAGACGTATAAATATGATTGAGGATTACCTAAATTTCCGAATCATTTGCAAATCGTGGCACTCTGTAGCCACCCGGGACAATTTTAATAGTAATCTGCCTAGGGCTCCATGGCTAATGTTAGCTGAGGAAGAGAATGATAGAACATGTAGAAAATTCTTCAGTTTATATAATGGCATGATTTTGAAAAAGAGGATCCCGGGAGCGAGCGAAAAAAGGTGTATGGAGTCGAAGGGATGGCTTATAACAGTTGGAAAAGACGAGGGTGAAGTTAGCTTGTTACATCCCTTCTCCGGTGTTCAAATTGAATTGCCACATCAAAAGACAACTGAACGTTATGAACACAACTACACTCACGTTCCGTGGACCTTTATCCGTAAAGCAGTTTTGTCAGCCAATCCTTCTCATACATATGACTATGCTGTCATGGTCATTGAGGGAAGATTTGAGCTCCTCAGTTTATGGAGACCAGGAGATTTGTTATGGACCAGGATTTTGATGCCGATCCACATTGGACATATTAGTGATGTGGTTTATTTCAATGGCCACTTTTATGCGGTCACTTTTGGCCGTTGGGTCCAAATTTGTGATGTTGTTGGCTCTGAACTCATTAATATTCATACCATAGCACAGCTAGCATCATGGAATGATGGTAGGAATTACATCCTAGAATCACTAGGATCATTATTTGTAGTTGCGCAACAATTTGTTGATTTAAGGCACGCCAATGATGATCGTGAGAGGATTCCACTGAGGCACATCCCAGGTGAAGATGATGAGAAGATTTGCACACACAGAACAAGAAAATTTCTAGTTTTCCAGATCGACTTAGTTAGCTGCAAAGCTACACCAACCAGGGATTTAGGAGACCAAGCTTTTTTCTTGGGTGCTAATGCTTCTCTTTCAATACAAGCTTCTCAATTTCCGGGAATCAAGCCCAATTGTATTTATTTTACAGATAGTTGGTTGGGTGCATACGCCTACTTTGAAAAAGGATGCGGCTTGGACATGGGGGTGTTCAACTTAGCAGATGGCAGTATCCAGCCGCATTATGATGGTGTTTCCGTCAGTCGTGTTTGTCCTCCAATTTGGGTCACACCAAATCCGTGTTGA
- the LOC129888608 gene encoding uncharacterized protein LOC129888608: MLKWWKQHDAFDQQVVKKAFSQRFYEFWRRERLFRYGIKKRSSHADDIQLLAVASQSPAVVTSSQPCLSSVSIVVGLETQGLGRPKKYCEEVIRHDMSQLQLTEDMTLDRRLWRTQTKIVG, translated from the exons ATGCTTAAATGGTGGAAACAACATGACGCCTTCGATCAACAAGTGGTAAAAAAAGCCTTCTCACAGAGATTCTATGAATTTTGGAGAAGAGAAAGACTCTTCCGGTATGGCATCAAAAAGAGGAGTTCTCATGCTGATGATATCCAATTATTGGCGGTGGCCTCTCAGTCACCGGCTGTTGTCACCAG CTCTCAACCTTGCCTCTCGTCAGTTTCGATTGTCGTTGGCCTAGAAACCCAAGGCCTAG ggaggccgaagaagtattgcgaagaggtgattagacatgatatgtcacagttgcagctcaccgaggacatgaccttagataggaggctatggaggactcagactaagatagtgggctag